Proteins from a genomic interval of Rosa chinensis cultivar Old Blush chromosome 2, RchiOBHm-V2, whole genome shotgun sequence:
- the LOC121051174 gene encoding uncharacterized protein LOC121051174: MEKGVAKAKQMKTVVKILSISSVTGISSTGDRSSGFGYVVVVELYGEVLGNKMRLGCRLFTQVSSFLALAVTVAAEVVKTMVAKRYVLGQDALIKGICQNNESYQVSVATTSKVYELAIEYGLIKAKKLFNHLNS, from the exons ATGGAAAAAGGTGTAGCTAAAGCCAAGCAAATGAAAACTGTAGTGAAAATACTTTCGATCAGTAGTGTTACCGGGATTTCATCGACTGGTGATAGGTCATCTGGCTTTGGATATGTTGTTGTG GTTGAACTATATGGAGAGGTCTTGGGAAACAAGATGAGGCTAGGATGCAG GCTATTCACACAAGTCAGTTCATTTCTAGCTCTGGCAGTAACTGTTGCTGCGGAAGTTGTCAAAACAATGGTTGCCAAGAGATATGTTCTGGGACAAGATGCATTAATCAAGGGGATTTGTCAAAACAATGAGTCCTATCAAGTATCGGTTGCTACAACGTCCAAGGTTTATGAGTTAGCAATTGAATATGGGCTCATCAAGGCAAAGAAGCTTTTCAATCACCTCAATAGCTAA